The following are encoded together in the Pseudomonas maumuensis genome:
- the xdhC gene encoding xanthine dehydrogenase accessory protein XdhC, translating to MHQWINALADHQARGEPCVLVTIIEERGSTPRNAGSKMVVSASALYDTIGGGHLEFKALHIARQMLEEHRNTPHLERFSLGASLGQCCGGATVLLFEPMSGVQAEIAVFGAGHVGRALVPLLAALPCRVRWIDSREQEFPALIPNGVSKIVSEEPVDEVADLPAGSYCIVMTHNHQLDLELTAAILKRNDFTWFGLIGSKTKRVKFEHRLRERGFDDALMARMRCPMGLAEVKGKLPIEIAVSIAAEIIATYNACFGQHDAAANSGPIAQLLPSSRRSQTL from the coding sequence ATGCACCAATGGATCAACGCCCTCGCCGACCACCAAGCCCGTGGCGAACCCTGCGTGCTGGTAACCATCATCGAGGAGCGCGGCTCCACCCCGCGCAATGCCGGCTCGAAAATGGTGGTCAGCGCCAGCGCGCTGTACGACACCATCGGCGGCGGCCACCTGGAGTTCAAGGCCCTGCACATCGCCCGGCAGATGCTCGAGGAGCACCGCAACACGCCGCACCTGGAGCGCTTCAGCCTCGGCGCCAGCCTCGGCCAGTGCTGTGGCGGCGCCACCGTGCTGCTGTTCGAGCCGATGAGTGGCGTACAGGCCGAGATCGCCGTGTTCGGCGCGGGCCATGTCGGCCGCGCTCTGGTACCCTTGCTCGCCGCGCTGCCCTGCCGGGTGCGCTGGATCGATTCGCGCGAGCAGGAGTTCCCCGCGCTCATCCCAAACGGGGTGAGCAAGATCGTCAGCGAAGAGCCGGTCGACGAAGTCGCCGACCTGCCCGCCGGCAGCTACTGCATCGTCATGACCCATAACCACCAGCTGGACCTGGAGCTGACCGCCGCGATCCTCAAGCGCAACGACTTCACCTGGTTCGGCCTGATCGGTTCGAAGACCAAGCGCGTCAAGTTCGAGCACCGCCTGCGCGAACGCGGTTTCGACGACGCGCTGATGGCGCGCATGCGCTGCCCGATGGGCCTGGCCGAGGTCAAGGGCAAGCTGCCGATCGAGATCGCCGTGTCCATCGCCGCCGAAATCATTGCCACCTACAACGCCTGCTTCGGCCAGCACGACGCTGCCGCCAATTCAGGCCCCATCGCCCAGTTGCTGCCGTCCTCGCGACGCAGCCAGACCCTTTGA
- the xdhB gene encoding xanthine dehydrogenase molybdopterin binding subunit, whose protein sequence is MSNHHAVKSQAEMAALFSQDLTTGVGRSLKHDSADKHVAGEAVYIDDRLEFPNQLHVYARTADRAHARILRIDTTPCYQFEGVRIAITHEDIPGLKDIGPVVAGDPLLAIDKVEFFGQPVLAVAACDLETARRAAMAAIVEYEDLEPVLDVVEALRKKHFVLDSHTHQRGDSAAALASAPHRIQGTLHIGGQEHFYLETQISSVMPGEDGGMIVYCSTQNPTEVQKLVAEVLDVPMHKIVVDMRRMGGGFGGKETQAASPACLCAVIARLTGQPTKMRLPRVEDMTMTGKRHPFYVEYDVGFDDNGRLHGINFDLAGNCGYSPDLSGSIVDRAMFHSDNAYYLGDATVHGHRCKTNTASNTAYRGFGGPQGMVAIEQVMDHIARHLALDPLAVRKANYYGKTERNVTHYYQTVEHNMLEEMTAELEASSDYHERRESIRRFNANSPVLKKGLALTPVKFGISFTATFLNQAGALIHIYTDGSIHLNHGGTEMGQGLNTKVAQVVAEVFQVDFNRIQITATNTDKVPNTSPTAASSGADLNGKAAQNAAEILKKRLTEFAARHYNVTEEDVEFRNGHVRVRDQIVSFEQLVQQAYFAQVSLSTTGFYRTPKIFYDRNQARGRPFYYFAFGAACVEVIVDTLTGEYKMLRADILHDVGDSLNPAIDIGQVEGGFVQGMGWLTTEELVWNAKGKLMTNGPASYKIPAVADMPIDMRVKLVENRKNPEDTVFHSKAVGEPPFMLGIAAWCAIKDAVASIADYRVQPNIDAPSTPERVLWGCEQMRKAVAVAQPAEQRLEPVTH, encoded by the coding sequence ATGTCTAACCATCACGCCGTCAAGAGCCAGGCCGAGATGGCCGCACTGTTCAGCCAGGACCTGACCACCGGAGTCGGCCGCAGCCTCAAGCACGACAGCGCCGACAAGCATGTGGCCGGTGAGGCGGTGTACATCGACGACCGCCTGGAATTCCCCAACCAGTTGCACGTCTATGCACGCACCGCCGACCGCGCCCACGCGCGCATCCTGCGCATCGACACCACGCCCTGCTACCAGTTCGAAGGTGTGCGCATCGCCATCACCCACGAAGATATCCCGGGGCTCAAGGATATCGGCCCAGTGGTGGCTGGCGATCCGTTGCTGGCCATCGACAAGGTCGAATTCTTCGGCCAGCCGGTGCTCGCCGTGGCCGCCTGCGATCTCGAGACTGCAAGACGCGCCGCCATGGCGGCAATCGTCGAGTACGAAGACCTGGAGCCGGTGCTCGACGTGGTCGAGGCGCTGCGCAAGAAGCATTTCGTGCTCGACAGTCACACCCACCAGCGCGGCGACTCGGCCGCTGCATTGGCCAGTGCCCCGCACCGCATCCAGGGCACCCTGCACATCGGCGGCCAGGAACACTTCTACCTGGAGACCCAGATCAGCTCGGTGATGCCCGGTGAAGACGGCGGCATGATCGTCTACTGCTCGACGCAGAACCCCACCGAGGTGCAGAAGCTGGTGGCCGAGGTGCTCGACGTGCCGATGCACAAGATCGTCGTCGACATGCGCCGCATGGGTGGCGGTTTCGGCGGCAAGGAAACCCAGGCCGCAAGCCCCGCGTGCCTGTGCGCGGTGATCGCGCGCCTGACCGGCCAGCCGACCAAGATGCGCCTGCCGCGGGTCGAAGACATGACCATGACCGGCAAGCGCCACCCGTTCTACGTGGAATACGACGTCGGCTTCGACGACAACGGCCGCCTGCACGGGATCAATTTCGACCTGGCCGGTAACTGCGGCTACTCGCCGGACCTGTCCGGCTCGATCGTCGACCGCGCCATGTTCCACTCCGACAACGCCTACTACCTGGGCGATGCCACGGTGCATGGCCACCGCTGCAAGACCAACACCGCCTCCAACACCGCCTACCGCGGTTTCGGCGGCCCGCAGGGGATGGTCGCCATCGAGCAGGTGATGGACCATATCGCCCGTCACCTGGCCCTCGACCCGCTGGCGGTGCGCAAGGCCAACTATTACGGCAAGACCGAGCGCAACGTCACCCACTACTACCAGACCGTCGAGCACAACATGCTCGAGGAGATGACCGCAGAGCTCGAGGCCAGCAGCGACTACCATGAGCGCCGCGAGTCGATCCGCCGCTTCAACGCCAACAGCCCGGTGCTGAAGAAGGGCCTGGCGCTGACCCCGGTGAAGTTCGGCATCTCGTTCACCGCCACCTTCCTCAACCAGGCAGGTGCCTTGATCCACATCTACACCGACGGCAGTATCCACCTGAACCACGGCGGTACCGAGATGGGCCAGGGCCTGAACACCAAGGTTGCCCAGGTGGTGGCTGAAGTGTTCCAGGTGGATTTCAACCGCATCCAGATCACCGCCACCAACACCGACAAGGTGCCCAACACCTCGCCCACCGCCGCCTCCAGCGGCGCCGACCTGAACGGCAAGGCCGCGCAGAACGCTGCCGAGATCCTCAAGAAGCGCCTGACCGAGTTCGCTGCCCGGCACTACAACGTCACCGAGGAAGACGTCGAGTTCCGTAACGGCCATGTACGCGTGCGCGACCAGATCGTCAGCTTCGAGCAGTTGGTGCAGCAGGCTTACTTCGCCCAGGTATCGCTGTCGACCACCGGTTTCTACCGTACGCCGAAGATTTTCTACGACCGCAACCAGGCCCGTGGCCGCCCGTTCTACTACTTCGCCTTCGGCGCCGCCTGCGTGGAGGTCATCGTCGATACCCTCACCGGTGAATACAAGATGCTGCGCGCCGACATCCTGCATGACGTGGGCGACTCGCTGAACCCGGCCATCGACATCGGCCAGGTGGAGGGTGGTTTCGTCCAGGGCATGGGCTGGCTGACCACCGAGGAGCTGGTGTGGAACGCCAAGGGCAAGCTGATGACCAACGGCCCGGCCAGCTACAAGATCCCGGCGGTGGCCGACATGCCGATCGACATGCGCGTCAAGCTGGTGGAGAACCGCAAGAACCCCGAGGACACCGTGTTCCATTCCAAGGCCGTGGGCGAGCCGCCGTTCATGCTCGGCATCGCCGCCTGGTGCGCGATCAAGGACGCGGTGGCGAGCATCGCCGACTACCGCGTGCAACCGAACATCGACGCGCCGTCGACGCCGGAGCGGGTGTTGTGGGGTTGCGAACAGATGCGCAAGGCGGTGGCTGTGGCGCAGCCTGCCGAACAGCGACTGGAACCCGTGACGCACTGA
- the xdhA gene encoding xanthine dehydrogenase small subunit, producing MIQFLVNQELRSEHALDPNMTVLQYLREHLGKPGTKEGCASGDCGACTVVVGELVEDAQGGDDIRYRSLNSCLTFVSSLHGKQLISVEGLKHQGELHSVQKAMADCHGSQCGFCTPGFVMSLFALQKNSQGHDLHQAQEALAGNLCRCTGYRPILEAAEQSCARPCRDQFDAQQAQTIARLKAIAPQQTGELNSGDKRCLVPLTVADLADLYSSHPEARLLAGGTDLALEVTQFHRTLPVMIYVGHVAELKRIDKTASHLEIGAATPLTDCYTALNEEYPDFGDLLHRFASLQIRNQGTLGGNIGNASPIGDSPPLLIALDAQIVLRQGERQRTLALEDYFIDYRITARQDSEFIEKIIVPRASNDWAFRAYKVSKRLDDDISAVCAAFNLSIENGVVSGVRIAFGGMAAIPKRARACEAALRGKPWNQASVERACQALAEDFTPLSDFRASREYRLLTAQNLLRKYFIELQTPHIETRVTAYV from the coding sequence GTGATCCAGTTTCTCGTCAACCAGGAGCTGCGCAGCGAGCACGCCCTGGACCCGAACATGACGGTGCTGCAATACCTGCGCGAGCACCTGGGCAAACCCGGCACCAAAGAAGGCTGCGCCAGTGGCGACTGCGGTGCCTGCACCGTGGTCGTCGGCGAACTTGTCGAGGACGCCCAGGGTGGCGACGACATCCGCTATCGCAGCCTCAACTCATGCCTGACGTTTGTCTCCTCCCTTCACGGTAAACAGCTGATCAGCGTCGAGGGCCTCAAACATCAGGGCGAACTGCACAGCGTGCAAAAGGCCATGGCCGACTGCCACGGTTCGCAATGCGGTTTCTGCACGCCCGGTTTCGTCATGTCGCTGTTCGCCCTGCAGAAGAACAGCCAAGGCCACGACCTACACCAGGCCCAAGAGGCCCTGGCCGGCAACCTGTGCCGCTGCACCGGCTACCGGCCGATCCTCGAGGCCGCCGAGCAGAGCTGCGCGCGCCCCTGCCGCGACCAGTTCGACGCCCAGCAGGCGCAGACCATCGCCAGGCTCAAGGCCATCGCCCCGCAACAGACCGGCGAGCTCAACAGCGGCGACAAGCGCTGCCTGGTGCCACTGACCGTGGCCGACCTGGCCGACCTGTACAGCTCGCACCCCGAGGCGCGCCTGCTGGCCGGCGGTACCGACCTGGCACTGGAAGTCACCCAGTTCCACCGCACCCTGCCGGTGATGATCTACGTCGGCCACGTCGCCGAGCTCAAGCGCATCGACAAGACCGCCAGCCACCTGGAGATCGGCGCCGCGACCCCGCTGACCGACTGCTACACCGCGCTCAACGAGGAGTACCCTGACTTCGGCGACCTGCTGCACCGCTTCGCCTCGCTGCAGATTCGCAACCAGGGCACCCTGGGTGGCAATATCGGCAACGCCTCGCCGATCGGTGACTCGCCACCTCTGTTGATCGCCCTCGACGCGCAGATCGTCCTGCGCCAGGGCGAGCGCCAGCGCACCCTGGCCCTGGAAGACTACTTCATCGACTACCGCATCACTGCACGCCAGGACAGCGAGTTCATCGAGAAGATCATTGTGCCGCGCGCCAGCAACGATTGGGCCTTCCGCGCCTACAAGGTGTCCAAGCGCCTGGACGACGATATTTCCGCGGTGTGCGCGGCATTCAACCTGAGCATCGAGAATGGTGTGGTTAGCGGCGTGCGCATCGCCTTTGGCGGCATGGCGGCAATCCCGAAACGCGCCCGCGCCTGTGAAGCCGCGCTGCGCGGCAAGCCCTGGAACCAGGCCAGTGTCGAACGCGCCTGCCAGGCCCTGGCCGAGGACTTCACCCCGCTCAGCGACTTCCGCGCCAGCCGCGAGTACCGCCTGCTGACCGCGCAGAACCTGCTGCGCAAGTACTTCATCGAACTGCAAACGCCGCATATCGAAACCCGGGTGACCGCCTATGTCTAA
- a CDS encoding GntR family transcriptional regulator: MTFKAPDSLSEQIAHYLAERIIRGELAPGERIQEQKVTQALNVSRGSVREALLILERRHLVAILPRRGAHVTELDENSVRSLCTLMGEFYILLGNAVAQHWRTEGDLRPFLDIQQRLKQAHAGKDIKAFVGDSFAVMRAAYPFANNPYLQETVENLQPAMSRAYYLALDQRQANMVDYLELFARLLEAVVARDLPRIREVLTAYCQRSCELVLAALARI, encoded by the coding sequence ATGACGTTCAAGGCGCCGGACAGCCTCTCCGAGCAAATTGCCCACTACCTGGCCGAGCGGATCATCCGCGGCGAACTCGCACCCGGCGAGCGCATCCAGGAGCAGAAGGTCACCCAGGCCCTCAACGTCAGCCGCGGTTCGGTGCGCGAGGCGCTGCTCATCCTCGAGCGCCGGCACCTGGTGGCCATCCTGCCGCGCCGTGGCGCCCATGTGACCGAGCTGGACGAGAACAGCGTACGCAGCCTGTGTACCCTGATGGGCGAGTTCTACATCCTGCTGGGCAATGCCGTTGCCCAGCATTGGCGCACCGAGGGCGACCTGCGCCCGTTCCTGGACATCCAGCAGCGCCTCAAGCAGGCCCATGCCGGCAAGGACATCAAGGCCTTCGTCGGCGACAGCTTCGCGGTGATGCGCGCCGCCTATCCGTTCGCCAACAACCCGTACCTGCAGGAAACCGTCGAGAACCTGCAGCCGGCCATGAGCCGCGCCTACTACCTGGCCCTGGATCAGCGCCAGGCCAACATGGTCGATTACCTGGAGCTGTTCGCCCGCCTGCTCGAAGCAGTGGTCGCCCGCGACCTGCCGCGCATCCGCGAGGTGCTCACCGCTTATTGCCAGCGCAGTTGCGAACTGGTGCTGGCAGCGCTGGCGCGGATCTGA
- the smc gene encoding chromosome segregation protein SMC, with protein MRLKCIRLAGFKSFVDPTTVNFPSNMAAVVGPNGCGKSNIIDAVRWVMGESSAKNLRGESMTDVIFNGSTSRKPVSQASIELVFDNSDNSLVGEYAAYAEISIRRKVTRDGQNTYYLNGTKCRRRDITDIFLGTGLGPRSYSIIEQGMISKLIEAKPEELRNFIEEAAGISKYKERRRETESRIRRTQENLARLTDLREELERQIERLHRQAQAAEKYREYKAEERQLKARLAALRWRDLDERVRQRETVIGDQEVAFEALVAEQRNADASIERLRDGHHELSERFNQVQGRFYSVAGDIARVEQSIQHGQQRLRQLQDDLKEAERSRLETESHLGHDRTLLATLGEELAMLEPEQELTLAAAEEAAATLEEAELGMHGWQEQWDGFNTRSAEPRRQAEVQQARLAQLESSLERLAERQRKLGEEGEQLGGDTQDTETSDLGEQVASSELLLEELHLQEQQVVERLEGLREQLQQTSQAQQQQQGDLQRLGGRLASLEALQQAALEPGVGAADWLRAQGLEQRPRLAEGLRVEPGWELAVETVLGADLQAVLLDDFAGLDFAALEQGDLRLLLAGGEGPRVPGSLLDKVEGRADLSAWLGQVTPVETLEQALAQRASLASGQSLVSRDGYWVGRHFLRVSRGGESQGGVLARGQEIERLAQEQLEQEASLEQLDEQLQRLREQQLDLEEQREQLRRRSQDESRQHGELKARLSAGQARAEQLELRRRRLHEELAELQEQRALEHEQLGEARLLLQESLDLMAQDTEQREQLMARRDTLREGLDRVRQEARQHKDHAHQLAVRLGSLRAQHDSTRQALERLEQQAARLNERQEQLNLNLEEGEAPLEELRLKLEELLERRMSVDEEMRQARLHMDEADRELRDAERRRTQAEQQAQLLRGQLEQQRLESQGLDVRRKTLQEQLLADGYDLQGVLATLEAEASEQGTEQALEQVEARIQRLGAINLAAIEEYEQQSERKRYLDAQDADLVEALETLENVIRKIDKETRNRFKDTFDQINAGLQALFPKVFGGGSAYLELTGEDLLDTGVTIMARPPGKKNSTIHLLSGGEKALTALALVFAIFKLNPAPFCMLDEVDAPLDDANVGRYARLVKEMSETVQFIYITHNKIAMEMADQLMGVTMHEPGCSRLVAVDVEEAMAMVDA; from the coding sequence GTGCGCCTGAAGTGCATCCGCCTGGCCGGGTTCAAGTCGTTCGTCGACCCGACCACGGTCAACTTCCCCAGCAACATGGCCGCCGTGGTCGGCCCCAACGGCTGCGGTAAATCCAACATCATCGACGCGGTGCGCTGGGTGATGGGCGAGAGTTCGGCGAAGAACCTGCGTGGCGAGTCGATGACCGATGTCATCTTCAACGGCTCTACCAGCCGCAAGCCGGTCAGCCAGGCCAGTATCGAGCTGGTGTTCGACAACAGCGACAACAGCCTGGTGGGCGAGTACGCCGCCTATGCCGAGATCTCGATCCGCCGCAAGGTCACCCGCGACGGGCAGAACACCTATTACCTGAACGGCACCAAGTGCCGGCGCCGTGATATCACCGATATCTTCCTCGGCACCGGCCTGGGGCCGCGCAGCTATTCGATCATCGAGCAGGGCATGATCAGCAAGCTGATCGAGGCCAAGCCCGAGGAACTGCGCAACTTTATCGAGGAAGCGGCGGGCATCTCCAAGTACAAGGAGCGTCGCCGCGAGACCGAGAGCCGCATCCGCCGCACACAGGAAAACCTCGCGCGCCTGACCGACCTGCGCGAAGAGCTGGAGCGCCAGATCGAGCGCCTGCACCGCCAGGCCCAGGCTGCCGAGAAATACCGCGAGTACAAGGCCGAGGAACGTCAGCTCAAGGCACGCCTGGCAGCCCTGCGCTGGCGCGACCTGGATGAGCGGGTACGCCAACGCGAGACGGTGATCGGCGACCAGGAGGTTGCCTTCGAGGCGCTGGTGGCCGAGCAGCGCAACGCCGACGCCAGCATCGAGCGACTGCGCGACGGTCACCATGAGTTGTCCGAACGCTTCAACCAGGTGCAGGGCCGCTTCTATTCGGTGGCCGGCGATATCGCTCGCGTCGAGCAGAGCATCCAGCATGGCCAGCAGCGTCTGCGCCAGTTGCAGGACGACCTCAAGGAAGCCGAACGCAGCCGCCTGGAAACCGAATCGCACCTGGGGCACGACCGCACCTTGCTGGCGACCCTCGGCGAAGAACTGGCGATGCTCGAACCGGAGCAGGAGCTGACCCTGGCCGCTGCCGAGGAAGCCGCCGCGACCCTGGAGGAAGCTGAGCTTGGCATGCACGGCTGGCAGGAGCAGTGGGACGGCTTCAACACCCGCTCCGCCGAGCCGCGCCGGCAGGCCGAGGTGCAGCAGGCGCGCCTGGCGCAGCTCGAATCCAGCCTGGAGCGCCTGGCCGAACGCCAGCGCAAGCTGGGCGAGGAGGGCGAGCAGCTAGGTGGTGATACCCAGGACACCGAGACGTCTGATCTGGGCGAGCAAGTGGCTAGCAGCGAGTTGCTGCTCGAAGAGCTGCACCTGCAAGAGCAGCAGGTGGTCGAGCGCCTGGAAGGGTTGCGCGAACAGCTGCAGCAGACCAGCCAGGCGCAACAGCAACAGCAGGGTGACCTGCAGCGCCTGGGCGGGCGCCTGGCCTCGCTGGAGGCCTTGCAGCAGGCTGCGCTGGAGCCCGGTGTGGGTGCCGCCGACTGGTTGCGCGCCCAGGGCCTGGAGCAGCGCCCGCGCCTGGCCGAGGGGCTGCGGGTCGAGCCCGGCTGGGAGCTGGCGGTGGAAACGGTGCTTGGCGCCGACCTGCAGGCAGTGCTGCTGGACGACTTCGCCGGCCTCGACTTCGCCGCACTGGAGCAGGGCGATCTGCGCCTGCTGCTGGCCGGGGGCGAGGGCCCGCGTGTTCCCGGCAGCCTGCTCGACAAGGTCGAGGGACGGGCCGATCTGTCGGCCTGGCTGGGGCAGGTCACGCCGGTTGAAACGCTGGAGCAGGCGTTGGCGCAGCGGGCGTCGCTGGCTTCTGGGCAAAGTCTGGTCAGCCGCGACGGATACTGGGTCGGGCGGCATTTCCTGCGGGTCAGCCGCGGTGGTGAATCCCAGGGCGGCGTGCTGGCCAGGGGCCAGGAGATCGAACGCCTGGCCCAGGAGCAACTGGAGCAGGAGGCGTCGCTCGAACAGCTTGACGAGCAACTGCAGCGCCTGCGTGAACAACAGCTCGACCTGGAGGAGCAGCGCGAGCAATTGCGCCGTCGCAGCCAGGACGAGAGCCGCCAGCACGGTGAGCTCAAGGCACGCCTGTCCGCTGGCCAGGCCCGCGCCGAACAACTCGAACTGCGCCGCCGACGCTTGCACGAAGAACTGGCCGAGCTCCAGGAGCAGCGCGCTTTGGAGCACGAGCAACTGGGCGAGGCGCGCCTGCTGTTGCAGGAATCCCTCGACCTGATGGCCCAGGACACCGAGCAGCGCGAGCAACTGATGGCGCGCCGCGACACCTTGCGCGAAGGCCTCGACCGGGTCCGCCAGGAGGCCCGCCAGCACAAGGACCATGCCCATCAACTGGCCGTGCGCCTGGGTTCGTTGCGCGCCCAGCACGATTCCACCCGCCAGGCGCTCGAGCGCCTGGAGCAGCAGGCCGCGCGCCTGAACGAGCGTCAGGAGCAACTGAACCTGAATCTCGAGGAGGGCGAGGCACCGCTGGAAGAACTGCGCCTGAAGCTTGAGGAACTGCTGGAGCGACGCATGAGCGTCGACGAGGAAATGCGCCAGGCGCGTCTGCACATGGACGAGGCTGATCGTGAGCTGCGCGATGCCGAGCGGCGGCGCACCCAGGCCGAGCAGCAGGCCCAACTGTTGCGCGGCCAGCTGGAGCAGCAGCGCCTGGAGTCCCAGGGGCTGGACGTGCGGCGCAAGACCTTGCAGGAGCAACTGCTCGCCGACGGCTACGATCTGCAGGGTGTGCTCGCCACGCTCGAGGCCGAGGCCAGCGAGCAGGGTACCGAACAGGCGCTGGAGCAGGTCGAGGCACGCATTCAGCGCCTGGGCGCGATCAACCTGGCGGCCATCGAAGAGTACGAGCAGCAGTCCGAGCGCAAGCGCTACCTGGATGCCCAGGACGCCGACCTGGTCGAGGCGCTGGAGACCCTGGAAAACGTCATCCGCAAGATCGACAAGGAAACCCGCAACCGCTTCAAGGATACCTTTGATCAGATAAATGCCGGATTACAGGCACTTTTCCCAAAAGTTTTCGGTGGCGGCAGCGCTTATCTGGAACTGACGGGCGAAGATCTACTCGATACAGGGGTGACGATCATGGCGCGCCCGCCGGGCAAGAAGAACAGCACCATCCATTTGCTGTCCGGCGGCGAAAAGGCGCTGACGGCACTGGCCTTGGTGTTTGCCATCTTCAAGCTGAACCCGGCACCGTTCTGCATGCTCGACGAGGTCGACGCCCCCTTGGACGATGCCAACGTCGGGCGATACGCGCGCCTGGTCAAGGAAATGAGCGAAACCGTGCAGTTCATCTATATCACCCACAACAAGATCGCCATGGAAATGGCCGATCAGCTGATGGGGGTGACCATGCATGAGCCGGGTTGCTCACGTCTTGTAGCGGTCGATGTGGAAGAGGCGATGGCCATGGTTGACGCGTAA
- the zipA gene encoding cell division protein ZipA, whose translation MEIGLREWLIVIGIIVIAGILFDGWRRMRGGKGKLKFRLDRSYANAPDDDSGGAEVLGPSRVLETHKEPELDESDLPSLSAPVREREREREAKPAKAKRGKRNNSEQQQGDLKLAAEPREPDLFDTGDDDFAADNTRNSGFTAASTPAKELPPAEEVLVISVISRDEGGFKGPALLQNILESGLRFGEMDIFHRHESMAGHGEVLFSMANAVKPGVFDLDDIDHFSTRAVSFFLGLPGPRHPKQAFDVMVAAARKLAHELNGELKDDQRSVLTAQTIEHYRQRIVEFERRALTQKR comes from the coding sequence ATGGAAATCGGTCTGCGCGAGTGGCTGATCGTCATCGGCATCATTGTCATCGCCGGTATTCTTTTCGACGGCTGGCGCCGCATGCGCGGCGGCAAGGGCAAGTTGAAGTTCCGTCTGGACCGTAGCTACGCCAACGCCCCAGACGACGACAGCGGCGGCGCCGAGGTGCTCGGCCCCTCGCGTGTGCTGGAAACCCATAAAGAGCCCGAGCTGGATGAGAGCGACCTGCCATCGCTCAGCGCCCCGGTGCGGGAGCGCGAACGCGAGCGTGAAGCCAAACCGGCCAAGGCCAAGCGCGGCAAGCGCAACAACAGCGAGCAGCAACAGGGCGACCTGAAGCTGGCCGCCGAGCCGCGTGAGCCGGACCTGTTCGATACTGGCGACGACGACTTCGCCGCCGACAACACCCGCAACAGCGGTTTTACTGCCGCGTCCACGCCGGCCAAAGAGCTGCCGCCGGCCGAAGAAGTGCTGGTGATCAGCGTCATTTCCCGCGATGAAGGCGGTTTCAAAGGCCCGGCGCTGCTGCAGAACATCCTGGAAAGCGGCCTGCGCTTCGGCGAGATGGATATCTTCCATCGCCACGAGAGCATGGCCGGCCACGGCGAAGTGCTGTTCTCCATGGCCAATGCGGTCAAGCCCGGCGTGTTCGATCTGGACGACATCGACCATTTCAGCACCCGTGCGGTGAGCTTTTTCCTCGGCCTGCCAGGCCCGCGTCACCCCAAGCAGGCCTTCGACGTGATGGTTGCCGCTGCCCGCAAGCTGGCCCACGAGCTCAATGGCGAGCTCAAGGACGACCAGCGCAGCGTGCTGACTGCCCAGACCATCGAGCACTACCGCCAGCGCATCGTCGAGTTCGAGCGCCGCGCCCTGACGCAAAAACGCTGA